The Actinomycetota bacterium genomic sequence CAATGGCTATAATTACCATTGGTACCTGGTATTATTTAATGGAAAAAGGATATGAAATATCTTCAGCCAGAAACCTTATACTGATGCTGATGGTTCTAATGCAGAACATACATGTTTTTAATTGCCGCTCTGAATCCAATTCCACCTTTAGGGTTTCCCTGAGCAGAAACTATTTGCTGATAGGAGGAGTCTTAGCCGCACAAGGAATACATTTGGCCAGCCTTTACATTCCCTTCATGCAAAATCTTTTAGGGGTATCACCAATTACTTTTACCCAATGGCTATTGCTGTTTTCTCTAGCTACCATAGTATTATGGGTAATTGAAACATACAAGTTCGTGAAAAGAAAAATAGGTGCATTTAGCTGATTGATTTTTATTTTATGTTCCATATAATAAAGACTTACACCCTCATCTAATGTTATAATTGCTTCGGTTAAGGAGAGATGGCTGAGCGGCTTAAGGCGCACGCTTGGAAAGCGTGTAGGTGGCGTAAGCTGCCTCGAGGGTTCGAATCCCTCTCTCTCCGCCAAATTAGCCTGAAATCAACTATGAAGGGAGCATGGTATGCTAAATTCAATGGTAAGAAAAATGAAATGTCCTCAAACTGGAAAAAGGCTAAAGCCTGATCCCTCTGATATTTTTTTGGAAGTGGAAGATTCAGATATAAAATATCCTATTTATGAAAGTATCATAAATTTTAGGGCAGAACTAAAAGAAGCTGATTTTAAAATTCCAGAACAAGGCCAGGGTTCCTTAATTAAATGGGAAGAGCTGATGGTTAAAGAAAGTGAATCCTTGGCCGGCAAGATCAATTTACCCCAGACTTTCAGGGCAGTGGCTTTAGATATTCCCTCAGGAAGTGATCTTTTTGTAAAAAAATCTTTTCAAAAATACAAGGAAGCATCCATATTGGTAGCAGATACTGACCCTTCTATGTTGTTAAGAGCAAAACAAAGGTATGAAGACTTAGGGCTAAAAAATGCTATTTTTATTTGCTGTGACCTAAACCGGTTACCCTTGCTGGAAGGGGTTATAGGTATGGTTGTATCCATGTTGGGGTTTAGCAGAATACCTTCCCAGGAGATGGCTATGACAGAAATAAAGCGGGTACTAAGGGTCAGCGGTACTTTTATTGGTGCCTTTTATTTACAAAATAACCCGGGTCAACAGTTTTTAAGCCAGTGGGGAGCCAAGGCGGAAGCATTTAAAACCATTGAAGAAATTGAAGGTTTTATGTCTGATAAATTTGATTTTATAGACCAGGAACTGGTAAAAAATAAATTTGTTTTTGAGGCCCGCAAAAGCTGGCCTTCCTGCGGGGTTAAATGGTAATGGGGCAAATAAGGATTGATAAATTAATACAGTCTTCCAGGAAGACTGTAGGATTGGAAATAACTCCTCAGGGAAAGCTAATAGTTAGGGCCCCGGCTATGGTTAACCCTGGTATGTTACAGGTCTTTTTAAGCAAAAAAGCAAATTGGATTCACCAAAAGAAAAAACTGGCTCAAGCCAGGGCCCAACTAGAGCCTGCCCTGGATTTAGGATCCAGCCCGCGAGTACTGCTATGCGGCAAATATTATCCT encodes the following:
- a CDS encoding class I SAM-dependent methyltransferase, whose protein sequence is MLNSMVRKMKCPQTGKRLKPDPSDIFLEVEDSDIKYPIYESIINFRAELKEADFKIPEQGQGSLIKWEELMVKESESLAGKINLPQTFRAVALDIPSGSDLFVKKSFQKYKEASILVADTDPSMLLRAKQRYEDLGLKNAIFICCDLNRLPLLEGVIGMVVSMLGFSRIPSQEMAMTEIKRVLRVSGTFIGAFYLQNNPGQQFLSQWGAKAEAFKTIEEIEGFMSDKFDFIDQELVKNKFVFEARKSWPSCGVKW